One segment of Salvelinus fontinalis isolate EN_2023a chromosome 42, ASM2944872v1, whole genome shotgun sequence DNA contains the following:
- the LOC129841317 gene encoding uncharacterized protein LOC129841317 has protein sequence MKATAVRYQEIAKLFTAETKGTVAHREFLDWWKWDSIGAACDPKCGGCRCGNCQPGGKEMTLSEERELEIIRKGLTYIKADAHSDEPHWDTKYPWIQDPSSLPDNRSGVEATFLRTEKQLKKEPEWRIAYTAQVHEMVERRAAKKLTKELIASWKGPVWYVSHLVAANPHSLTTPVRLVWNSSQKFRGVSMNDLLLKGPDVLNPIRAVLLRFRRGVNAALGDIKKMYNSVWLEDLEMHLHRFLWRDTEEEEIEEYAITRVNIGDRPAGCIAQLAMRETSKLPMFAHLEEERRILEEDTYVDDILTSHNDLQKLDQNTKSVEEILKAGGFVLKPWVRSDQSGRQEIVPEEQGAQSSTALILPNQMREGYNKALGVGYLVEEDRLYLMTLINFSKRKGKMRVGQNLLDEEVRGKTPNPLTRRELLSQVASLYDPIGLVTPAKQKGAILVRKAFQEAGGKTLTRDTWEKPLSENLREEAIQFFEEYTRLGQITFHRSLTPANWIGKPWGITFSDGSDKSYGAVVYLRWETQQGIKVRLVESKAKLTPLDQKGEPVKAEICGAVYAARLRKVGEIQKSTSIEDWWWIPGSLNSADIITRGAAPEDLQEDSMWQDGPAFLRKPVKEWPHKSAKEIAAYAKEGINKLRRKAFSAALTRAQVKRNQSDAQQNNPDEPKTRIRRSPAGSAVTKLIDIRKFSNLTRLIRVIAWVWRAATRWKEMLTKNSASDKPKWEDALSTNWRYRAKQAVLTVGECEDALRDLFLAAQEGITFQDTTLNRLAVYRDKETGLLVCGGRFQIFDEDETAVPILPYEAWISTLLAQEAHGANHEEIAGTLLRMRKKAWVIKGRKLAKKRVDNCVVCRKARARKCQQIMSDLPSERITPARPFEYTTVDLFGPYEVKDTLN, from the exons ATGAAAGCAACTGCTGTCAGGTATCAAGAGATAGCTAAGCTGTTCACAGCTGAAACGAAAGGAACAGTTGCTCACAGAGAGTTCTTGGATTGGTGGAAGTGGGACAGCATTGGAGCAGCTTGCGACCCAAAGTGTGGAGGATGCCGGTGCGGCAACTGTCAACCAGGAGGCAAAGAAATGACtctgagtgaggaaagagagctgGAGATCATAAGGAAAGGCCTCACCTACATCAAAGCAGATGCTCACAGTGATGAACCCCACTGGGACACAAAATACCCCTGGATTCAAGATCCAAGTTCCCTTCCTGACAACAGGAGTGGGGTGGAAGCCACCTTCTTGAGAACAGAAAAGCAACTCAAAAAAGAGCCAGAGTGGAGAATAGCATACACAGCTCAAGTCCATGAAATGGTCGAGAGAAGAGCAGCGAAGAAACTCACCAAAGAGCTCATTGCCAGCTGGAAGGGGCCAGTATGGTATGTCAGCCACTTGGTGGCAGCAAACCCGCACTCTCTCACAACACCTGTGAGACTGGTATGGAACAGCAGCCAGAAGTTTAGAGGGGTCAGCATGAATGACCTTCTGCTGAAAGGGCCTGATGTCCTCAATCCCATCCGAGCAGTACTACTCAGGTTCAGGAGAGGCGTCAATGCTGCCCTCGGCGACATTAAGAAAATGTACAATTCTGTGTGGTTGGAAGACCTGGAGATGCACCTCCACAGATTTCTCTGGagagacactgaggaggaagagattgAAGAGTATGCGATCACCAGAGTCAACATTGGCGATCGACCAGCAGGGTGCATTGCGCAATTGGCTATGAGAGAGACAAGCAAACTGCCCATGTTTGCTCACCTGGAGGAGGAACGTAGGATCCTTGAGGAGGATACCTATGTCGATGACATCCTGACTTCCCATAATGACTTGCAAAAGCTGGACCAGAACACCAAAAGTGTTGAAGAGATCCTGAAGGCAGGCGGCTTCGTCCTCAAGCCCTGGGTCCGGTCAGATCAAAGTGGGAGGCAGGAGATCGTACCAGAAGAACAAGGAGCGCAGTCAAGCACAGCACTCATTCTCCCAAACCAAATGAGGGAAGGATACAATAAAGCCCTTGGAGTTGGATACCTTGTTGAGGAGGATAGACTGTACCTCATGACTTTAATCAATTTCTCAAAGAGGAAAGGGAAAATGAGAGTCGGCCAAAATCTCCTTGATGAAGAGGTGAGAGGGAAAACTCCAAACCCACTGACGAGAAGAGAACTGCTGAGCCAGGTAGCTAGCCTGTATGACCCAATAGGCCTCGTCACACCTGCCAAACAAAAGGGCGCCATTCTTGTCAGAAAGGCGTTTCAGGAAGCTGGAGGCAAAACTCTGACCCGAGACACTTGGGAAAAACCTTTGTCTGAAAATTTGAGGGAAGAAGCCATCCAATTCTTTGAGGAATACACACGTCTTGGCCAAATCACCTTTCACAGAAGCCTCACACCAGCCAACTGGATTGGAAAACCATGGGGAATAACATTCTCTGATGGAAGTGACAAGAGCTATGGAGCCGTAGTGTACTTAAGATGGGAGACCCAGCAAGGCATCAAAGTCAGACTGGTTGAATCCAAAGCAAAGCTCACACCATTGGACCAAAAGGGAGAACCAGTAAAAGCTGAAATCTGCGGTGCTGTCTATGCAGCACGACTTCGAAA AGTTGGAGAGATCCAGAAATCCACATCCATAGAAGACTGGTGGTGGATCCCAGGAAGCCTGAACAGTGCTGACATCATAACAAGAGGGGCAGCCCCAGAAGACCTCCAGGAAGATTCCATGTGGCAGGATGGACCAGCATTCCTGAGGAAACCTGTGAAAGAGTGGCCACATAAGTCAGCCAAAGAAATCGCTGCGTATGCCAAGGAAGGTATAAACAAACTTCGAAGGAAAGCTTTCTCAGCAGCACTGACCAGAGCGCAGGTCAAGAGAAACCAGAGTGATGCACAGCAAAATAACCCAGATGAACCCAAGACTCGGATCCGAAGATCACCAGCCGGCTCTGCGGTAACAAAACTGATTGACATCAGGAAATTCAGCAATCTGACCAGGCTGATCCGAGTCATTGCCTGGGTTTGGAGAGCCGCAACGAGATGGAAAGAAATGTTAACCAAGAATTCAGCCTCAGATAAACCAAAGTGGGAGGACGCTCTTTCAACAAACTGGAGGTACAGAGCCAAACAAGCTGTACTCACTGTCGGGGAGTGTGAGGATGCACTAAGAGACTTGTTCCTTGCAGCTCAAGAAGGTATAACCTTTCAAGATACCACTCTCAACAGACTCGCTGtttacagagataaagagactgGGCTCTTAGTTTGTGGAGGAAGGTTCCAGATCTTTGATGAGGACGAAACTGCCGTACCAATTCTACCATATGAGGCATGGATATCCACTCTCCTAGCTCAAGAGGCCCATGGTGCAAATCATGAAGAAATAGCAGGCACACTCCTCCGGATGAGGAAGAAAGCCTGGGTGATAAAAGGCCGTAAGCTGGCTAAAAAGAGAGTTGACAATTGTGTGGTGTGCAGAAAGGCCAGGGCCAGAAAGTGCCAACAGATCATGAGTGACCTTCCATCCGAGCGGATAACACCAGCCAGACCATTTGAGTACACAACAGTGGACTTATTTGGACCGTATGAAGTCAAAGACACTCTCAACTAA